Genomic segment of Rhodocaloribacter litoris:
GGAAGAGGTCGCCTTCGGGTGTGAAGGCGATGCCTTCGGGCTGCGGCAGGCGGTCCCCGGGCAGGGGCCACACGGCATGCAGGGTGCCGTCCGGCTCGAGCACGGCGAGCACCCGGCGCACGGACGAGAGCACGTAGACCCGCCCGGTGATCGGGTGGACCGCCAGGCCCGACGGCTTGAAGTCGCTCAGGTCGACCAGGGGCGAGAGCAGCCGGCGGAGCGTGCGGTTGAGCGCGTTGCTTTCCGGCAACCGTTCCGCCACGGCCCGGAGCGGGATCGTGTACACGGGCGTCTCGCGCAGGCGCTCCGTTTCCAGGTCGAACGCATAGACGGCCCGGTGCCCGTGCAGGTCGTTGCCCGGGTTCTCTTTGCACGCGATGAGGAGCCGGTGCCGTGCCGGGTCGTGGGCCAGGCCCTCCGCGTCGCACCCTTTCGGAAGACCGGTCCGGTGTTTCTTCGCGTCGTAGTCTTTCGCCTGCCAGTCTTCGATCTCAAAGAGGGTGCCGTCGCTGCGGAGGACGAACACGCGGCGGTCCACCCGTTCGACCCCCTCGTAATCCCCGTCGCCGGCGAACTTCTCGTCGCGCACGACCTTGCCCGTGGCGGCGTCGAGGAGGTAGAGCCGGCCGTCCTCGTCCTGTACGGCCCCGAGGTGGTGGCCGTCGAGGAGGGTCAGGCCGGAGATTTCATACAGCGCGCGGGGCAGTTCGAAGGCGGTGGCGGGGCGGTCGAAGGCGTACGGCGGCGGGGCGTCCGGGGGCACGGCCGGGCGAGCACAGGCCAGCCCCAGGCACAGCAGCCAGGCACCGGCGCGAGAAAATGCAGGATGGAAGGAGACGATGTGGAACATGGAGAATGAGGGAAGGCAGGGGGCTTCGGAGCGTTTCGCCGGTTTCACCCTGCCGGGCACGCGAAAGAGCGAAACGCTTCGTATTTTGGCGGAACCAACGGGCGGCCCGAAAACCCGTTTATCCGTTTTCCACGGCGGGGTTTCGGGGTGTGATGTCCCGTCGCTCCGATCCGATGCCACTCGACGAGTATGGCCTCATCCGAAGAACATACCGAAGCGGGCGTTGCGCCGTCTCAGCGACCGGCGACGACCCCCGTTTCGGGCGATGCCGTTCCCGTGCCGGGCACCTCGTCCGGTACCGGAGGCGGGTCCCTGCCTGCCGGTGAAGACGAGGATGCGAAGCCGAAGAAGAAGAAAAAGAAGAAAAAGGGGAAGCTTGGCACCGAGCGGGGCATCGAGACGATGTTCCGCACGTCGTATCGGACCCACATGGACCTCAGCGCCCTGGCCGATACGAAGGCGAACATCATGATCAGCATCAACGGGTTGATCATCTCCATCCTGATCGCCTCCATCTCCCCGAAGATCGACGCCAATCCCTGGCTGCTCATCCCGACGGCCATCTTTCTGCTGTGCTGTCTGGTCTCGATCATCTATGCCGTCCTCGCGGCCCGTCCCCGCGTCACCAGCGGGGTCATCTCGCTCGAGGACGTGCGCGCCCGCCGGGCCAACATCCTGTTCTTCGGGCACTTCGTCAACCTCTCGCGGGACGATTATGTGGCGGCCATGACCGATCTGATGCAGGACACCGATGAGTTGTACCAGAGCATGATCCGGGACATCTACGGTCTGGGGCTGGTGCTCCAGCGCAAGTTTGCCCTGCTTCGTATCTCGTACAACGCTTTCATGGTCGGGCTCATCGCCGGCATTCTGTCGTTTCTGGGTATCTTCACCTGGGTTGTGCTGGGTACGGGCGGGACGGCCCTGCCCTGAGAAGGGATAGCGATGGTCATCAGGTTCTGGGGGGTACGCGGATCGGTGCCGAGTCCCGGTCGCCACACGTGCCGGTACGGCGGGAATACGTCGTGTGTGAGCGTGGAGGTGGGCGACCGGGTGCTGGTGCTCGATGCCGGCACCGGGGTGATCCAGCTGGGGGCGGCGCTGGCCGGCTCGGGCCGCGAGGTCTTTTTTTTGCTCACCCACCTGCACTCGGACCATATCGCCGGTTTTCCGTTCTTTCCCCTGCTGTACCGTTCCGAGAGCCCCGTCCACCTGCTCAGCTATGAAAAGGATGGAAGGCCCTGGTCGCTGATGAGCCTGCTCGACGGGTATCATTTTCCGTTGCAGGCCGCCGACGTGGTGGCGCCGGTCATCCGGGTGGACACCGATCCGCTGGGGTATCTGGCGGATCATGGCTTCTCGGTGGCGCGTCTGGCGGTCACCCATCCCGGCGGGGCCTTCGGCTACCGCGTCACGCACGGCGGACGCAGCCTGGTCTTCATTCCGGACCACGAGCTGAGCCCGCCGCCGCCCGTCGAGGCAAGGCAGGCCGAGGTGGTCGCCTTCTGCCGGGAGGCCGACGTGCTCGTCCACGATGCCCAGTACCTGGCAGCGGAGATGCCGGCCCGGTGGGGCTGGGGGCACTCGACGCTCAGGCAGGCCTGCGAGCTGGCCCGGGCTGCCCGCGTGAAGCACTTCATCCCCTTTCACCACGACCCGGGCCGCACCGACGAGGCGCTCGACGCCATGCAGGAGCAGGCACGGGCCCTGCTGGAACCCCACGGCATCGCCTGCACCGTCGCCTACGAAGGACTCCGGGTCGAGCTCTGAGGGCGGAACCGGGTCCCCGGGGCAATTCAAGGGCAAATCACGGGCGCGCGGGGCACCTCCCCCCCGGCTGAGGCGTTTACGGCGCCGGGATCTCGTCGGTCCCTTCCTTCTCCTGCATTCCCTTTCCCTCCCTATGAGCCAGAAGAAAACCTCCGAGCAAATTCGCGCGGAATTTTTGAGATTTTTCGAGGAGCGGGGCCATACCGTCGTCCCGAGTGCTTCCCTGGTGCCGCAGAACGACCCGACGTTGCTCTTCACCAACGCCGGGATGAACCAGTTCAAGGACGTCTTTCTGGGGACCGGGACGCGCCCGTACCGGCGGGCCGTCGATACGCAGAAGTGTCTCCGCGTCTCGGGCAAGCACAACGACCTTGAGGAAGTCGGGTACGATACGTACCACCACACCTTCTTCGAGATGCTGGGCAACTGGAGCTTCGGCGACTACTTCAAGAAGGAAGCCATCCGGTGGGCCTGGGAGCTGCTCGTGGACGTGTGGGGCCTCGACCCGGACCGTCTCTATGCGACGGTCCACGCCGGCGACGATCGGCTCGGGCTCGAACCCGACGAGGAGGCCGCCGCCTTCTGGCGCAGCGAGACGCCCATCGCCCACGACCATATCCTCTTCGGCAGCTCGAAGGACAACTTCTGGATGATGGGCGACACCGGCCCCTGCGGCCCCTGCTCGGAGGTCCACATCGACCTCCGGCCGGACGAGGAACGGGCGCGGATCCCCGGTCGTGAGCTGGTCAACCGGGACGACCCGCGCGTGATGGAGATCTGGAACCTGGTCTTCATCCAGTACAACGCCCTCGGCGACGACCGGCTCGAACCCCTCAAGGACCGGCACGTCGATACCGGCATGGGCTTCGAACGCATCGTGGCGGTGCTGCAGGAGACGGGTGGCAGCACGTATGACACCGACCTGTTCGCGCCCATCCTGCAGGCCATCGCCGAGGCCAGCCCGCGGGCGGAGATCCGGGGCTACCACGACATCGACGCGGAGCCGGCCGAGCGGGAGAAGGTCCGCGTGGCGATGCGCGTCATCGCCGACCACATCCGCGCCATCGCCTTCGCCATCGCCGACGGGGTGGTGCCGGGCAACGCCGGGCGCGGCTACGTCATCCGTCGCATCCTCCGTCGTGCCGTGCGCTACGGCTACCAGACCCTGGGCCTGCACGAGCCGTTCCTCTACCGCCTCGTGGCCCCGCTCGAAGCCAAGATGGGCGACACGTTCCCCGAACTCGCGCGGGAGCGGGCGTACATCGAACGGGTCATCCGGGCCGAAGAGGAGAGCTTCCTGGAAACGCTCGGTACCGGCCTGGCCTTCTTCGAGCGCCTCACCCCCTACATCCACGCCTTCGCCACGGCCTCCGACGGGCAGGCCGCCTCGGTACGCGAACGCCTCGAGGCCGACCGGGCCACGCTCGACCTGCTCCAGAAAGCCTATGTGAACGCCGGCAGCCGCGATGCCCTCATCGAGGCCTTCGCCGCCACGGCGGCCGCGCGGCGTATCCCCGGCGAGGTCGCCTTCCTCCTGCACGACACCTACGGCTTCCCGGTCGACCTGACCCAGCTCATGGCCCGCGAGGAACGGCTCGGGGTGGACATGCAGCGGTATCAGGAGCTGATGCAGGAGCAGAAGGACCGCGCCCGCGCCGCGGCGGCGTTCAAGGTAGACCAGAGCCGCGCCGGCGAATGGGAGCACGTCAGCGACGGCGAGGACTCCGTGTTCGTCGGGTACGACCAGAGCCGCCTCGAAGGCGCCCGCATCCGGGCCGTCCGCACCGTGGAGACGGAGGAGGGGCCGCAGTACGAACTGCTGCTCGATGCGACGCCGTTCTACGCCGAGAGCGGCGGTCAGGTGGGGGACACCGGTGTGCTCCGCGTCGGGGACGAGGAGGTCCGCGTGCTCGACACGCAGAAGCGGGCCGGCCACATCATCCACTACGTCGACCGGCTCCCGCGCGCGCTGGACGCCCCCGTCACGGCCGAGGTGGACGTGGCGCGGCTGGCCCGCATCAAGAAGCACCACACGGCCACACACCTCATGCACGCGGCCCTGCGCGAGGTCCTCGGCCCGCACGTCAAGCAGAAGGGCTCGCTCGTGGCGCCGGACCACCTCCGGTTCGACTTCAGCCACTTCGAGCGCGTCACGCCCGAGGAGTTGCGGGCCGTCGAGCGGCGCGTCAACGAGGTCATCCAGCGCAACGTGGCGAAGCTGGAGGAGCGTGACGTGCCGCTCAAGGAGGCCCTCGACCGTGGCGCGATGG
This window contains:
- a CDS encoding MBL fold metallo-hydrolase; the protein is MVIRFWGVRGSVPSPGRHTCRYGGNTSCVSVEVGDRVLVLDAGTGVIQLGAALAGSGREVFFLLTHLHSDHIAGFPFFPLLYRSESPVHLLSYEKDGRPWSLMSLLDGYHFPLQAADVVAPVIRVDTDPLGYLADHGFSVARLAVTHPGGAFGYRVTHGGRSLVFIPDHELSPPPPVEARQAEVVAFCREADVLVHDAQYLAAEMPARWGWGHSTLRQACELARAARVKHFIPFHHDPGRTDEALDAMQEQARALLEPHGIACTVAYEGLRVEL
- a CDS encoding Pycsar system effector family protein, whose translation is MASSEEHTEAGVAPSQRPATTPVSGDAVPVPGTSSGTGGGSLPAGEDEDAKPKKKKKKKKGKLGTERGIETMFRTSYRTHMDLSALADTKANIMISINGLIISILIASISPKIDANPWLLIPTAIFLLCCLVSIIYAVLAARPRVTSGVISLEDVRARRANILFFGHFVNLSRDDYVAAMTDLMQDTDELYQSMIRDIYGLGLVLQRKFALLRISYNAFMVGLIAGILSFLGIFTWVVLGTGGTALP
- a CDS encoding SdiA-regulated domain-containing protein — protein: MFHIVSFHPAFSRAGAWLLCLGLACARPAVPPDAPPPYAFDRPATAFELPRALYEISGLTLLDGHHLGAVQDEDGRLYLLDAATGKVVRDEKFAGDGDYEGVERVDRRVFVLRSDGTLFEIEDWQAKDYDAKKHRTGLPKGCDAEGLAHDPARHRLLIACKENPGNDLHGHRAVYAFDLETERLRETPVYTIPLRAVAERLPESNALNRTLRRLLSPLVDLSDFKPSGLAVHPITGRVYVLSSVRRVLAVLEPDGTLHAVWPLPGDRLPQPEGIAFTPEGDLFLASEGRGGKATLLRFTYLPGNDG
- the alaS gene encoding alanine--tRNA ligase produces the protein MSQKKTSEQIRAEFLRFFEERGHTVVPSASLVPQNDPTLLFTNAGMNQFKDVFLGTGTRPYRRAVDTQKCLRVSGKHNDLEEVGYDTYHHTFFEMLGNWSFGDYFKKEAIRWAWELLVDVWGLDPDRLYATVHAGDDRLGLEPDEEAAAFWRSETPIAHDHILFGSSKDNFWMMGDTGPCGPCSEVHIDLRPDEERARIPGRELVNRDDPRVMEIWNLVFIQYNALGDDRLEPLKDRHVDTGMGFERIVAVLQETGGSTYDTDLFAPILQAIAEASPRAEIRGYHDIDAEPAEREKVRVAMRVIADHIRAIAFAIADGVVPGNAGRGYVIRRILRRAVRYGYQTLGLHEPFLYRLVAPLEAKMGDTFPELARERAYIERVIRAEEESFLETLGTGLAFFERLTPYIHAFATASDGQAASVRERLEADRATLDLLQKAYVNAGSRDALIEAFAATAAARRIPGEVAFLLHDTYGFPVDLTQLMAREERLGVDMQRYQELMQEQKDRARAAAAFKVDQSRAGEWEHVSDGEDSVFVGYDQSRLEGARIRAVRTVETEEGPQYELLLDATPFYAESGGQVGDTGVLRVGDEEVRVLDTQKRAGHIIHYVDRLPRALDAPVTAEVDVARLARIKKHHTATHLMHAALREVLGPHVKQKGSLVAPDHLRFDFSHFERVTPEELRAVERRVNEVIQRNVAKLEERDVPLKEALDRGAMALFGEKYGDRVRVITFDPDFSVELCGGIHVDATGEIGLFRFVSEGSVAAGVRRVEAVAGLDALRYLDRELDELERVRGQFKTLQRPADEEVADLIEEKKRLEKALEEAKQARLAAGLDAFIGQARRLGDVRLVSGRVEPADMSTLRALGETLRDRLGGGAVGVLGTVDPEGGKVYLVATVSDDLVARGLQAGKLVGALAKRVGGGGGGRPTLATAGGRNPEALDEALAAAETVLREMLG